CTTTTGTAAGATAATAATTATTTCTTCACTTTAGAAACCGTCATCCCGTCACCAATTGGAATAAGTACAGATTCTAAACTTGGATGATTCGCTACTACTTCATTAAACTTCTTCATAGCTTCTGTATAACGTTTTGATTTCACACTTTCATCAGCTACACTACCAGCAGCTAGAACATTATCTGTAACAATTAATGCGCCTGGCTTAGCAAGCTGAATGCAGTATGTTAAGTAATTTTCATAATTCTCTTTATCAGCATCGATAAAGAAGAAATCAAATCGCTTATTACCTGCGGCTAATTTTTCAAGACTTAGTAAAGCAGCACCAGTCATATACGACACTTGTTTTCCAAATCCCGCTTTATGTAAATTGCTGTGCGCTACCTTTGCATATTTCTCTTCTAGTTCAAGTGAAGTTAACGTGCCTTCTTCTCCAAAACCTTTCGCAAGACAAATTCCGCTATACCCACCTAATGCACCTATTTCTAAAATATCTTTCGCTCCAGAAATGGAAACTAACATCGTTAAAAGTTTACCCGAAGAAGGTGATACTGATATCGGCGGCATTTCGTTTTCTTTTATGGAAGCAATCACTTCATCCAAAAGAACATCTTGACCACAAAATACAGAATCAATATAACGATTAATTTGTTTCATCAGATGCAGTCCCTTTCTCTAAATCTGCCTTCTCATCTAACATAGACGCTTCTTCCGTTTCACTCTCATGTATTTCAAATAGTTGTGTAAATTCATTAATAACCATATCAATTGCCTTTAATTCCCCGATTAAAATTTGCTGAATAGACTGGAATTCTGGCTTACTTAACTGTTGTTTAATTGTCACTCGTTTTAAATTCATCATTTCTAAAAAGGCAATTGCTCTCCCGCGGCGAAATGTTTTCGGCCCGCGATGATGAGATCCATCTCTCCCCCTATGACGCTCACCACGGTGACGGCCTTCTTTCATAAACTTATCTTCTCTCATTTCAAATCCCCCTTTGTATACAAAATAAAAAACCTTAAGGGAAATGAATTTTATAATTCATCTCTCTTAAGGTTTTTTCTCCGCTATCTCTTTACTGCCAATTTTTCTATGTACCTATTACCGCCAATAACGTCTTTCACGCCAGTTTCGCCACTTATCACGGATTTTATCACGTAATTTCCTTATACCGTTTATTACACCTTCTATTATGCATTCTATTATAATATCTATCACAATGTATCTTATAAACCTAAAAATAGAGCCTATCACGTACTTCACTACAAATTCAAAAATATCTTCCAACATATATCCCCTCCTCTTTCTATCCTTCAATTATACTTGTAAGAAAGAGAACGATTAAAGCAAAATAAAAGACCTCCTTAACGATTTTATTCCATCGCTAAAAAGGTCTTTTTCTATTTCGGCCAAAAATTTAGCACTCTTCTGGCTTACCAGCATTCGAAGCTGTACGGAAAGATGATCCACATCCGCATGATGCGATTGCGTTTGGATTATCGATTGTAAACCCACCGCCAAGCATAGATTGTTTATAATCAACTTTTACTCCTTTAACAATTGGAGCACTTTCTTTATCAATAACAAATTCAACACCGAAAAATTCAAGAACTGTGTCGTCTTCGTTTGGTTCTACTTCAAATCCTAGGCCGTAAGAAAGACCACTACATCCGCCGCCATGTACAGCAAGGCGCACGTACTTCTCTCCATCTTCAGCATCTTTTAACATATCTTTAATTTGAAAAGCTGCTTGTTCTGTTACTTCAATCATGAAATACACCATCCTTTCTGTTCTCGTTCTATTATACATCTTTACGCTTCTATCTTGTACTCATACACTCCGCGGCAAATTACTTCCGCAGGTCCTTTCATTAACACATTCCCTTCTTCTGTCCATGCAATCATTAAATCGCCACCTGCTAAGTGCACTGTAATTTCTTTACCACGTTCCATTTTTCCATTGAGAATCGCCGCAACTACAGCTGCGCATGCTCCTGTCCCGCAAGCTTGCGTTACACCAGATCCACGTTCCCAAACGCGGAAATTCATTTCTTCATCATTCAAAATCTCGATGAACTCAACATTCACTCGCTCCGGGAACATTTCATGCGTCTCAAGAACTGGCCCTAACGTTGTAAGAGGCGCTTTTTCTACATCATCAACAAAAATAACCGCATGTGGATTCCCCATTGAAACAGCTGTAAATGCATAACGGTGATTATTGTATAAGAAGTTTTCACGAATAAATGGTGTTTCTCCTTCACCCAGCATCGGTATCTCTTCGCGTGTTAAACGAGGTGCCCCCATGTCGATTTTCGCTAACGTAACTTTGTCATCTTCTACCGTTACTTCTGCCGTAACGATACCAGCTAACGTTTCAATTGTGAAAACTGTATCTTCTACTAGTTTATGCTCATACGCATATTTCGCTACGCAGCGTAAACCATTTCCACAGCTCTTTCCTTCTGAACCATCGTTATTAAACATACGCATTTTTACTGGTGCCACATCAGAAGGACAAATTAAAATCATTCCATCCGCACCAATACCAGTATTAATATTCGAAACCTTTTCTGCTACAAGAGCTAAATCTTCTTCTCTAATTTGTTCCTCAAACATATTTACATATATATAACTATTGCCAAGACCATGCATTTTTGTAAAAGAAAATTGGCTCATTTTTATTCACTCCAAAAATAATTTATTATTTCAAGTATAAAATGCATGCTTTTAGAACACAATATGAATGTCCCCCGTTTCTCATATTTGACAACGTTTTGG
This genomic interval from Bacillus cereus contains the following:
- a CDS encoding O-methyltransferase codes for the protein MKQINRYIDSVFCGQDVLLDEVIASIKENEMPPISVSPSSGKLLTMLVSISGAKDILEIGALGGYSGICLAKGFGEEGTLTSLELEEKYAKVAHSNLHKAGFGKQVSYMTGAALLSLEKLAAGNKRFDFFFIDADKENYENYLTYCIQLAKPGALIVTDNVLAAGSVADESVKSKRYTEAMKKFNEVVANHPSLESVLIPIGDGMTVSKVKK
- the dapF gene encoding diaminopimelate epimerase, whose amino-acid sequence is MSQFSFTKMHGLGNSYIYVNMFEEQIREEDLALVAEKVSNINTGIGADGMILICPSDVAPVKMRMFNNDGSEGKSCGNGLRCVAKYAYEHKLVEDTVFTIETLAGIVTAEVTVEDDKVTLAKIDMGAPRLTREEIPMLGEGETPFIRENFLYNNHRYAFTAVSMGNPHAVIFVDDVEKAPLTTLGPVLETHEMFPERVNVEFIEILNDEEMNFRVWERGSGVTQACGTGACAAVVAAILNGKMERGKEITVHLAGGDLMIAWTEEGNVLMKGPAEVICRGVYEYKIEA
- a CDS encoding HesB/IscA family protein, whose translation is MIEVTEQAAFQIKDMLKDAEDGEKYVRLAVHGGGCSGLSYGLGFEVEPNEDDTVLEFFGVEFVIDKESAPIVKGVKVDYKQSMLGGGFTIDNPNAIASCGCGSSFRTASNAGKPEEC